From Caldisalinibacter kiritimatiensis, one genomic window encodes:
- a CDS encoding GerAB/ArcD/ProY family transporter produces the protein MRYDKNDVMSSGQLFAFIASSIVGTGMLSLASAVSEVAGRDGWISTIIGGLVVLIGTLIIIQLAKRFPNETFIEYIHKITGKFLGYIIVFLYILFSISSSAIVLRSLAYLLNTWFLRYTPKGVIIFFMIILCVYLSRNGIKVLARFSQITFFILLPLVILIFPPVISNPTFYNIRPVGNEGILNILKGVMPAIYSFLGFEVLLVYFPFVKPRKKVTKSAVGSIVFVVTIYTLIVLVQLIVFPQSSIMQMWMPTINYVLDVRLPFLERVDLAFIYFWIYAIFTTATIQFYTATVEIKQLFKLSDRKNICLYLAPIVFIGAISPDNLVEITKITDIISKVGVVVTLVIPTVLLVLSVIFSKRSENNV, from the coding sequence ATGAGATATGATAAAAATGATGTGATGTCATCAGGACAGTTATTTGCTTTCATAGCCTCTTCAATAGTAGGGACTGGGATGCTTAGTCTTGCTAGTGCTGTTTCAGAAGTAGCTGGTAGAGACGGTTGGATATCTACAATAATAGGTGGTCTAGTTGTATTAATTGGGACATTAATAATAATTCAATTGGCAAAAAGATTTCCAAATGAGACTTTTATAGAATACATACACAAAATTACAGGGAAATTTTTAGGATACATTATAGTTTTTTTATATATCTTATTTTCTATATCTTCTAGCGCAATAGTATTGAGGAGTTTAGCATACCTACTTAATACTTGGTTTTTAAGGTATACACCTAAAGGTGTTATTATATTTTTTATGATAATTTTATGTGTATATCTAAGTCGAAATGGAATCAAAGTATTAGCAAGATTTTCTCAAATAACCTTTTTCATATTATTACCTTTAGTGATACTTATATTTCCACCTGTTATATCTAATCCTACATTTTATAATATAAGACCTGTTGGTAATGAAGGAATATTAAATATACTAAAAGGAGTAATGCCTGCTATCTATTCCTTTCTTGGATTTGAAGTACTACTTGTATATTTCCCTTTTGTAAAGCCTAGAAAAAAAGTGACTAAATCTGCTGTAGGTTCGATTGTTTTTGTAGTAACAATATATACACTTATAGTTTTAGTACAATTGATTGTGTTTCCTCAATCCTCGATAATGCAAATGTGGATGCCTACTATAAACTATGTACTTGACGTAAGATTACCATTTTTAGAAAGAGTAGATTTAGCATTTATATATTTTTGGATATATGCGATTTTTACTACAGCAACAATTCAATTTTATACTGCAACAGTAGAAATAAAGCAATTATTTAAATTAAGTGATAGAAAAAATATATGTTTATATTTAGCCCCAATAGTTTTTATTGGTGCTATATCTCCTGATAATTTAGTAGAAATAACCAAAATAACTGATATTATTAGTAAAGTTGGTGTAGTGGTTACACTCGTTATACCTACTGTTTTATTAGTACTAAGCGTAATATTTTCTAAGAGGAGTGAAAACAATGTATAG